A region of Rattus rattus isolate New Zealand chromosome 7, Rrattus_CSIRO_v1, whole genome shotgun sequence DNA encodes the following proteins:
- the Crip2 gene encoding LOW QUALITY PROTEIN: cysteine-rich protein 2 (The sequence of the model RefSeq protein was modified relative to this genomic sequence to represent the inferred CDS: inserted 1 base in 1 codon) gives MASKCPKCDKTVYFAEKVSSLGKDWHKFCLKCERCNKTLTPGGHAEHDGKPFCHKPCYATLFGPKGVNIXGAGSYIYEKPPTEAPQVTGPIEVPVVRTEERKTSGPPKGPSKASSVTTFTGEPNMCPRCNKRVYFAEKVTSLGKDWHRPCLRCERCSKTLTPGGHAEHDGQPYCHKPCYGILFGPKGVNTGAVGSYIYDKDPEGTVQP, from the exons ATGGCCTCCAAGTGTCCCAAGTGTGACAAGACCGTGTACTTCG CCGAGAAGGTGAGCTCCCTGGGCAAGGACTGGCACAAGTTCTGCCTCAAGTGTGAGCGCTGCAACAAGACACTGACGCCCGGCGGCCATGCTGAGCATGATGGGAAACCCTTCTGCCACAAGCCCTGTTATGCCACACTGTTTGGACCCAAAG GCGTGAATA GGGGCGCTGGTTCCTACATCTACGAGAAGCCTCCGACGGAGGCCCCTCAGGTCACTGGCCCCATCGAGGTCCCTGTGGTACGAACTGAAGAGCGGAAGACCAGCGGGCCCCCCAAGGGTCCCAGCAAAG cctctagtgTCACCACGTTCACTGGGGAGCCCAACATGTGCCCTCGATGCAACAAGAGAGTGTACTTCG cTGAGAAGGTGACCTCCCTGGGCAAGGACTGGCACCGACCGTGCCTGCGCTGTGAGCGCTGCTCCAAGACACTGACCCCAGGCGGGCATGCTGAG CATGATGGCCAACCCTACTGCCACAAGCCCTGCTATGGAATACTCTTTGGACCCAAAG GAGTGAATACTGGTGCTGTGGGCAGCTACATCTACGACAAGGACCCGGAAGGCACAGTTCAGCCTTAG